One genomic segment of Amycolatopsis sp. Hca4 includes these proteins:
- a CDS encoding YbhB/YbcL family Raf kinase inhibitor-like protein has product MNDPFARLPEVPSFTVTSATITEGAALPPQHRSGTDLSPQLSWSGAPAGTKSYAVTVYDPDAPTGSGFWHWAVADIPATVTELPEGAGDATGSGLPDGAVQLPGDTREARFLGAAPPAGHGPHRYFFVVHALDVPAIGVPADATPAVLGFTMAGHVLGRAVLTATAETPGAERLEVSRLVPAPADAVFAVLTDPQGHVDIDASGMLMGAEGQPVRQAGDRFLVHMDRDALGDVPLGKYDVEVVITKFVPGAEIAWTVEGRTGTHVRHLYGYRLEPAEGGTLVTSYYDWSEIGEEWKRRLTFPVVPESALKATLGILERTVRRRLANG; this is encoded by the coding sequence ATGAACGACCCGTTCGCCCGCCTTCCCGAGGTTCCCTCCTTCACCGTCACCAGCGCCACGATCACCGAGGGCGCCGCGCTGCCACCGCAGCACCGGTCCGGGACCGACCTCTCCCCGCAGCTGTCCTGGAGCGGTGCCCCGGCGGGCACGAAGAGCTACGCCGTGACCGTCTACGACCCCGACGCCCCCACCGGCTCCGGCTTCTGGCACTGGGCGGTCGCCGACATCCCCGCCACCGTCACCGAGCTGCCCGAAGGCGCGGGCGACGCCACCGGCTCCGGACTCCCGGACGGCGCCGTCCAGCTCCCGGGCGACACCCGCGAAGCCCGCTTCCTCGGCGCGGCCCCGCCCGCCGGCCACGGCCCGCACCGCTACTTCTTCGTCGTGCACGCCCTCGACGTCCCCGCGATCGGCGTCCCGGCCGACGCCACCCCGGCCGTGCTCGGCTTCACGATGGCCGGGCACGTCCTCGGCCGCGCGGTGCTGACCGCCACCGCGGAGACGCCGGGCGCCGAACGCCTCGAGGTCTCCCGGCTCGTCCCGGCGCCCGCCGACGCCGTCTTCGCGGTCCTGACCGACCCGCAGGGCCACGTGGACATCGACGCCTCCGGCATGCTCATGGGCGCGGAGGGGCAACCGGTGCGCCAGGCGGGCGACCGGTTCCTGGTGCACATGGACCGGGACGCCCTCGGGGACGTCCCGCTCGGGAAGTACGACGTCGAGGTCGTCATCACCAAGTTCGTCCCGGGTGCGGAGATCGCCTGGACCGTCGAAGGCCGGACCGGGACGCACGTCCGCCACCTCTACGGCTACCGGCTGGAGCCCGCCGAGGGCGGCACCCTCGTCACGTCCTACTACGACTGGTCGGAGATCGGCGAGGAGTGGAAGCGGCGCCTCACCTTCCCGGTGGTGCCCGAGTCCGCGCTCAAGGCCACCCTCGGCATCCTGGAACGCACCGTCCGCCGCCGGCTGGCCAACGGGTAG
- a CDS encoding GlxA family transcriptional regulator yields the protein MYTVAVLALDDVIAFDLATPIETLGRVRLPDGRGGYRIVVAGPEPVVGAGPVRLHVDAGLDEVAHADLVVVPGRNDPDRPTPDGVAGFLRAAVARGTRVASICVGAFTLAEAGLLDGQRATTHWLATDELARRYPAVEVDPDALYVDNGQILTSAGASAGLDMCLHIVERDYGAAVAADTARLAVAPLQRTGGQGQYILRNRPTYQTATLEKALAWIEENAHRPLTLADIATAAGMSTRTLTRHFQAETGQSPVHWLAGVRIRHAQELLELTEYTIDRIAGQVGFPSPSNFRVQFAQTVGVSPSAYRKTFRSR from the coding sequence ATGTACACGGTGGCCGTGCTGGCTCTCGACGACGTCATCGCCTTCGATCTGGCCACGCCGATCGAGACGCTCGGCCGCGTCCGGCTGCCGGACGGGCGAGGGGGCTACCGGATCGTCGTCGCCGGGCCGGAGCCGGTGGTCGGCGCCGGCCCGGTGCGGCTGCACGTCGACGCCGGGCTCGACGAGGTGGCGCACGCCGACCTCGTCGTCGTCCCGGGCCGGAACGACCCCGATCGGCCCACCCCGGACGGCGTCGCCGGGTTCCTGCGTGCCGCGGTGGCGCGCGGCACCCGGGTCGCCTCGATCTGCGTCGGCGCGTTCACCCTCGCCGAGGCCGGCCTGCTCGACGGGCAGCGGGCGACCACGCACTGGCTCGCCACGGACGAGCTGGCCCGGCGGTACCCCGCCGTCGAGGTCGACCCGGACGCGCTCTACGTCGACAACGGGCAGATCCTGACGTCCGCGGGTGCCTCGGCGGGCCTGGACATGTGCCTGCACATCGTGGAGCGCGACTACGGAGCGGCGGTCGCCGCCGACACCGCGCGGCTGGCGGTCGCGCCGCTGCAGCGCACCGGCGGCCAGGGCCAGTACATCCTGCGCAACCGCCCGACCTACCAGACCGCGACCCTGGAGAAGGCGCTGGCGTGGATCGAGGAGAACGCCCACCGCCCGCTCACCCTGGCCGACATCGCCACCGCGGCCGGCATGAGCACCCGCACGCTGACCCGGCACTTCCAGGCCGAAACCGGCCAGAGCCCGGTCCACTGGCTGGCCGGCGTGCGGATCCGGCACGCCCAGGAGCTGCTGGAGCTGACCGAGTACACGATCGACCGGATCGCCGGGCAGGTCGGGTTCCCGTCGCCGAGCAACTTCCGGGTGCAGTTCGCGCAGACGGTGGGGGTGAGCCCGAGCGCGTACCGGAAGACGTTCCGGTCGCGCTAG
- a CDS encoding aldo/keto reductase, whose product MQTRPLGRTGLQVSVFTLGTMMFGPYGNPDADACVRIVHRALDHGITTIDTADVYGDGESERILGKALRGRRDDVVLATKGNGPMGPGSNQRGNSRGWIVSAVEGSLRRLGVDHLDLYQLHHPEPGTDIEEPLSALTDLQRAGKVRVIGHSNLPASEIVEAQWVAQRRGLARFRTEQLHYSILNRGVEREILPVCRRHDLGVLVWSPLSMGLLTGRYRPEAAAAGRLHWAPRHMTDARKLAAVDALVPVAEEAGIPLRHLALAFVTTHPAVSSAIIGPRTEDQLADLLAGAGTRIGDDLLDRIDEIVPPGTDLGPVDVAYEPPHLAQPHLRRRGTGCAEP is encoded by the coding sequence GTGCAGACCCGCCCCCTCGGCCGCACCGGCCTCCAGGTCAGCGTGTTCACCCTGGGCACGATGATGTTCGGCCCGTACGGCAACCCCGACGCGGACGCGTGCGTCCGGATCGTCCACCGCGCGCTCGACCACGGCATCACCACCATCGACACCGCCGACGTCTACGGCGACGGCGAGAGCGAGCGGATCCTCGGCAAGGCCCTGCGCGGCCGCCGCGACGACGTCGTCCTCGCCACCAAGGGCAACGGCCCGATGGGACCGGGCTCCAACCAGCGCGGCAACTCCCGCGGCTGGATCGTCTCCGCCGTCGAAGGGTCGCTGCGCCGCCTCGGCGTCGACCACCTCGACCTCTACCAGCTGCACCACCCCGAGCCCGGCACCGACATCGAGGAGCCGCTGAGCGCGCTGACCGACCTGCAGCGCGCGGGCAAGGTGCGGGTCATCGGGCACTCCAACCTGCCGGCGTCCGAGATCGTCGAGGCCCAGTGGGTGGCGCAGCGCCGCGGCCTGGCCCGGTTCCGCACCGAGCAGCTGCACTACTCGATCCTCAACCGCGGGGTCGAGCGCGAAATCCTGCCGGTGTGCCGTCGCCACGACCTCGGCGTGCTGGTGTGGAGCCCGTTGTCGATGGGACTGCTCACCGGCCGCTACCGTCCGGAAGCGGCCGCGGCCGGGCGCTTGCACTGGGCCCCGCGGCACATGACCGACGCACGCAAGCTCGCCGCCGTCGACGCGCTCGTCCCGGTCGCCGAGGAGGCCGGAATCCCGTTGCGGCACTTGGCGTTGGCGTTCGTCACCACCCACCCCGCGGTCTCCTCGGCGATCATCGGCCCCCGCACCGAGGACCAGCTGGCGGACCTGCTCGCCGGAGCCGGCACCCGGATCGGGGACGACCTCCTCGACCGGATCGACGAAATCGTCCCGCCCGGCACCGATCTCGGGCCGGTGGACGTGGCCTACGAACCACCGCACCTCGCGCAGCCGCACCTGCGGCGCCGCGGGACCGGCTGCGCCGAGCCGTGA
- a CDS encoding VOC family protein: MSLTAVAHLNFTGQAREALEFYRSVFGGQVTIATYGDFGMPAELPGAAKVVFGQVTADNGFSVMAYDVPGTDAPAPTTPTTRRENGTTITQERFFLSVRGATVDEVSPVWKGLAEGATVIEEFGPAPWAPAFGMLTDRFGVTWIVDVAAAYQG, translated from the coding sequence ATGTCGCTCACCGCTGTCGCCCACCTCAACTTCACCGGCCAGGCCCGCGAGGCCCTCGAGTTCTACCGGTCGGTCTTCGGCGGCCAGGTCACCATCGCCACCTACGGCGATTTCGGGATGCCCGCCGAGCTGCCGGGCGCGGCCAAGGTGGTGTTCGGCCAGGTCACCGCGGACAACGGCTTCAGCGTGATGGCCTACGACGTCCCCGGCACCGACGCCCCGGCCCCCACCACGCCCACCACCCGCCGCGAGAACGGCACCACGATCACGCAGGAGCGGTTCTTCCTCTCCGTCCGCGGCGCGACGGTCGACGAGGTCTCCCCGGTGTGGAAGGGCCTCGCCGAGGGCGCGACGGTCATCGAAGAGTTCGGCCCGGCCCCGTGGGCCCCGGCGTTCGGGATGCTGACCGACCGCTTCGGCGTCACCTGGATCGTCGACGTCGCGGCCGCGTACCAGGGCTGA
- a CDS encoding YafY family protein, giving the protein MPIASSTATSGRLLALLSLLQARRDWPGALLAGRLGVSERTVRRDVDRLRELGYPVQAVKGPDGGYRLEAGGQLPPLLFDEEQAVALAVALRIAVGTGAGIEEAAARALATVRQLLPARLRQRVDVLEIAAAGTAAVQVVPDVLLALSAAIRATEEVRFDYESPSRPDDDRPRRVQPHHLVVRSGRWYLVGWDAVRGDWRTYRADRMRLRVPNGPRFTPREVPGGDVAAFLAARFKGSDGGDRWPCRGEVVLDRPVEDVAPFAGDAVVEEAAPGKTRLSIGSWSWAALAAGLLRFDCEVEVVGPRQLREAFAELAARATRAAHPGG; this is encoded by the coding sequence GTGCCGATCGCCTCTTCGACGGCGACCTCGGGTCGCCTGCTCGCCCTGCTGTCCCTGCTGCAGGCCCGCCGGGACTGGCCGGGCGCGCTGCTCGCCGGCCGGCTGGGCGTCAGCGAACGGACCGTGCGCCGGGACGTCGACCGGCTGCGCGAGCTCGGCTACCCCGTTCAGGCGGTCAAGGGCCCCGACGGCGGCTACCGGCTCGAAGCGGGCGGGCAGCTGCCGCCGTTGCTGTTCGACGAAGAGCAGGCGGTCGCGCTGGCGGTGGCGCTGCGGATCGCCGTCGGGACCGGCGCGGGCATCGAAGAGGCCGCCGCGCGGGCGCTGGCCACGGTGCGGCAGCTGCTGCCCGCCCGGCTGCGGCAGCGCGTCGACGTGCTGGAGATCGCCGCGGCCGGGACCGCCGCGGTCCAGGTCGTCCCGGACGTCCTGCTCGCGCTGAGCGCGGCGATCCGGGCCACCGAAGAGGTCCGGTTCGACTACGAGTCCCCGTCACGACCGGACGACGACCGGCCGCGGCGGGTGCAGCCGCACCACCTGGTGGTCCGAAGTGGACGGTGGTATCTGGTCGGCTGGGACGCCGTCCGTGGGGATTGGCGGACCTACCGAGCCGACCGGATGCGGCTGCGCGTCCCGAACGGGCCGCGGTTCACCCCGCGGGAGGTGCCGGGCGGCGACGTCGCGGCCTTCCTTGCCGCCCGCTTCAAGGGATCGGACGGGGGTGACCGCTGGCCGTGCCGGGGCGAGGTGGTCCTCGACCGGCCGGTCGAGGACGTGGCACCGTTCGCCGGCGACGCTGTGGTCGAGGAAGCGGCCCCGGGGAAGACGCGGCTGAGTATCGGGTCCTGGTCGTGGGCAGCTCTTGCTGCGGGGTTGCTGCGTTTCGATTGCGAGGTGGAGGTGGTGGGGCCGCGGCAGTTGCGGGAGGCCTTTGCCGAGCTGGCGGCCCGCGCGACCCGTGCGGCGCATCCCGGCGGGTGA
- the larE gene encoding ATP-dependent sacrificial sulfur transferase LarE: MDGTRLVSHLAALGRLAVAFSGGADSALVLAAAVRALGPANVLAVTANSASLAAVELADARRIAADLGVPHLTPPTAELAEPGYAANGRSRCYFCKSTVLTTIAEVAAAHGFPAVATGTNADDAVDPFRPGIRAGDELGVHTPLRTLGLSKEDVRTIARGWGLVWADKPAAPCLASRVRYGIPITTATLARVERAESAVRTFLAERGVHSRNVRVRDLGGTARVELDPEATTALHDDEQLPAAVRAAGFAEATVSPFRSGALNHEPG; the protein is encoded by the coding sequence ATGGACGGCACCCGGCTCGTGAGCCACCTGGCCGCCCTCGGCCGGCTCGCGGTGGCGTTCTCCGGCGGCGCGGATTCGGCACTGGTACTCGCGGCGGCCGTCCGTGCCCTCGGCCCGGCGAACGTGCTGGCGGTGACGGCGAACTCGGCGAGCCTGGCCGCGGTGGAACTGGCCGACGCCCGGCGGATCGCGGCGGACCTCGGCGTCCCCCACCTGACCCCGCCGACCGCCGAGCTGGCCGAGCCGGGCTACGCGGCCAACGGCCGGAGCCGGTGCTACTTCTGCAAATCGACGGTGCTCACGACGATCGCCGAGGTGGCGGCCGCGCACGGTTTCCCGGCCGTGGCCACGGGAACGAACGCGGACGACGCCGTCGACCCGTTCCGGCCGGGCATCCGCGCGGGCGACGAACTCGGCGTGCACACCCCGCTGCGCACCCTCGGCCTGTCCAAAGAGGACGTCCGGACGATCGCCCGCGGCTGGGGCCTGGTCTGGGCGGACAAACCGGCGGCCCCCTGCCTGGCGAGCCGCGTCCGGTACGGCATCCCGATCACCACGGCCACGCTGGCCCGGGTGGAACGGGCCGAATCGGCGGTGCGCACGTTCTTGGCCGAGCGCGGGGTGCACTCACGCAACGTCCGGGTCCGCGACCTCGGCGGCACGGCCCGGGTGGAACTCGACCCCGAGGCGACCACGGCCCTCCACGACGACGAGCAGTTGCCGGCGGCCGTACGGGCGGCGGGTTTCGCCGAAGCGACGGTGTCGCCCTTCCGCTCCGGCGCCCTCAACCACGAACCGGGCTGA
- the larC gene encoding nickel pincer cofactor biosynthesis protein LarC yields the protein MTICVISPFTGLAGDMLLAALADAGAPLERVRSAIASSGLTAWELRVHSLLTHGLMAARALVDVTDDATSRSAAELIAMAGRVEPAPVAAKAVAALRAIAEVEGRLHGEAPERVHLHELGGHDTLVDVIGVCAALDALEVSTVYCGALPLGSGTVRTAHGLLPCPAPATAALLRGAQTVGSDLTGETVTPTAAALLRAVGARFEPPPEFRLLATGYGAGTRSLPDRPNIAVVHLGEPVGAGSRTLVVLETNLDDVTGEVLGHVVGELLAAGALDAWLSPVTMKKGRPAHVLHVLAEPGHAARLGDLMLAETGSLGFREYPVRRTALERETETVDVLGLPVRRKRGPHGAKPEHDDVVAAARELGLPARVVATIAAGR from the coding sequence GTGACGATCTGCGTCATCTCCCCCTTCACCGGCCTGGCCGGGGACATGCTGCTCGCCGCCCTCGCCGACGCCGGCGCGCCGCTGGAGCGCGTCCGCTCCGCCATCGCCTCCAGCGGGCTGACCGCGTGGGAGCTGCGTGTCCATTCCTTGCTCACACACGGGCTGATGGCGGCCCGGGCGCTCGTGGACGTGACCGACGACGCGACCAGCCGGTCCGCGGCCGAACTGATCGCCATGGCCGGGCGGGTCGAACCCGCGCCGGTCGCGGCCAAGGCGGTCGCCGCCCTCCGTGCGATCGCCGAAGTCGAAGGCAGGCTGCACGGCGAAGCACCCGAACGCGTCCACCTGCACGAACTCGGCGGGCACGACACACTCGTCGACGTCATCGGGGTCTGCGCCGCGCTCGACGCGCTCGAAGTGTCCACTGTGTACTGCGGGGCGCTGCCGCTCGGCAGCGGCACGGTCCGCACCGCCCACGGCCTCCTCCCCTGCCCGGCCCCGGCGACCGCGGCGCTGCTGCGGGGCGCGCAGACGGTCGGGAGCGACCTCACCGGCGAGACGGTCACCCCGACCGCGGCCGCGTTGCTGCGGGCCGTCGGCGCCCGGTTCGAGCCGCCGCCGGAGTTCCGCCTGCTGGCCACCGGTTACGGCGCGGGCACCCGGTCGCTGCCGGACCGGCCGAACATCGCGGTCGTGCACCTCGGCGAGCCGGTCGGCGCCGGGTCCCGCACGCTGGTGGTGCTGGAGACCAACCTCGACGACGTCACCGGCGAAGTGCTCGGCCACGTCGTGGGCGAGCTGCTGGCAGCCGGGGCGCTCGACGCTTGGCTCAGCCCGGTGACGATGAAGAAGGGCCGGCCGGCGCACGTCCTGCACGTGCTCGCCGAGCCCGGGCACGCCGCCCGGCTCGGGGACCTGATGCTCGCCGAAACCGGCAGCCTCGGCTTCCGCGAGTACCCGGTCCGGCGGACCGCCCTCGAACGGGAGACCGAAACGGTCGACGTCCTCGGCCTGCCGGTGCGGCGCAAGCGCGGGCCGCACGGCGCGAAGCCGGAGCACGACGACGTGGTGGCCGCCGCACGCGAACTCGGGCTGCCGGCGCGGGTCGTCGCGACGATCGCGGCGGGCCGCTGA
- the larB gene encoding nickel pincer cofactor biosynthesis protein LarB — MSTADLGFARVDLDREDRQGLPEVVYGPGKTPAQVAAIVQTLLAHNTGPVLVTRVEAEPARAVLAEVPGGRYSPGARLLVWRPAPATAFTVAVAAAGTSDGPVAEEAAEVAAAVGFSVDTVTDVGVAGIHRLLAEADRLREADAVIVVAGMEGALASAVGGLVACPVIAVPTSTGYGAGLEGVTALLAMHASCAAGITVVNIDSGFGAAMAAFRLAQVLRRSR, encoded by the coding sequence ATGAGTACCGCCGATCTCGGGTTCGCCCGCGTCGACCTGGACCGCGAAGACCGGCAGGGACTCCCGGAAGTCGTCTACGGGCCGGGGAAAACCCCGGCGCAGGTCGCGGCCATCGTGCAGACGCTGCTCGCGCACAACACCGGTCCGGTGCTGGTCACCCGGGTCGAAGCCGAACCGGCGCGTGCGGTGCTGGCCGAGGTTCCCGGCGGCCGCTACTCCCCCGGCGCCCGGCTGCTGGTCTGGCGCCCGGCCCCGGCGACCGCCTTCACGGTCGCGGTGGCCGCAGCCGGGACGTCCGACGGCCCGGTCGCCGAGGAAGCCGCGGAAGTCGCCGCGGCCGTCGGCTTCTCGGTGGACACGGTCACCGACGTCGGCGTCGCGGGCATCCACCGCCTGCTCGCCGAAGCAGACCGGCTGCGCGAGGCCGACGCGGTCATCGTCGTCGCGGGCATGGAAGGTGCGCTCGCTTCGGCCGTCGGCGGGCTGGTCGCCTGCCCGGTGATCGCCGTGCCGACGTCCACCGGGTACGGCGCCGGCCTCGAGGGCGTGACCGCGCTGCTCGCCATGCACGCGTCCTGCGCGGCCGGGATCACCGTCGTCAACATCGACTCCGGGTTCGGCGCGGCCATGGCCGCCTTCCGGCTCGCCCAGGTCCTGCGGAGGTCCCGGTGA
- the larA gene encoding nickel-dependent lactate racemase, translated as MTATVRLAYGETGLELAIDPDVTTVVTPVHHPVTEPAEVLLRRALREPVAGPPLRERVRPGQTVAISACDGTRPQPRDLMIPAILAELDGVVRLEDVVILVATGTHRGNTDAELRAMFGDDVAGTVRIVNHDARDRASLTWLGRHGDDVPVWLNSEWVAADVRITTGFVEPHFFAGFSGGPKLVAPGLAALETVLVLHDARRIGHRNATWGITEGNPVHDDVRAIAAATGVTFAFDVILNRDKAVIGAFGGDLLAMHAAAARAARDVAMRPVPAPFDVVVTTNSGYPLDQNLYQAVKGMSAAHRITRPGGTIVCAAECRDGFPDHGSYREVLASASSPAALLAEISARAVTVPDQWQVQIQAKIQDECRVVVHTDFLSEADLATAHLTRTTDIAATVAEALDRAGPGARACVLPEGPLTIPYVA; from the coding sequence ATGACCGCCACCGTCCGGCTCGCGTACGGCGAGACCGGACTGGAGCTCGCCATCGACCCGGACGTCACCACCGTGGTGACGCCGGTGCACCACCCGGTCACCGAACCCGCGGAAGTGCTGCTGCGCCGGGCGTTGCGGGAACCGGTCGCCGGGCCGCCGCTGCGCGAGCGGGTGCGGCCGGGGCAGACCGTCGCGATCTCGGCGTGCGACGGGACCCGGCCGCAGCCGCGCGACCTGATGATCCCGGCGATCCTCGCCGAGCTCGACGGCGTCGTCCGCCTCGAGGACGTCGTCATCCTGGTCGCCACCGGCACCCACCGCGGCAACACCGACGCCGAGCTGCGCGCGATGTTCGGCGACGACGTCGCCGGCACCGTCCGGATCGTGAACCACGACGCCCGCGACCGCGCGAGCCTGACCTGGCTGGGCCGTCACGGCGACGACGTCCCGGTGTGGCTGAACAGCGAGTGGGTGGCCGCCGACGTCCGGATCACCACCGGGTTCGTCGAACCGCACTTCTTCGCGGGGTTTTCGGGCGGCCCCAAGCTCGTCGCACCCGGGCTGGCGGCGCTGGAAACCGTGCTGGTGCTGCACGACGCCCGCCGGATCGGGCACCGCAACGCCACCTGGGGCATCACCGAAGGCAACCCGGTGCACGACGACGTCCGCGCGATCGCCGCGGCCACCGGTGTCACCTTCGCCTTCGACGTCATCCTCAACCGCGACAAGGCGGTCATCGGCGCGTTCGGCGGTGACCTGCTCGCCATGCACGCGGCCGCCGCCCGGGCCGCCCGTGACGTCGCCATGCGGCCGGTACCGGCGCCGTTCGACGTCGTGGTGACGACCAACTCCGGGTATCCGCTCGACCAGAACCTCTACCAGGCCGTCAAGGGGATGTCGGCGGCGCACCGGATCACCAGGCCGGGCGGGACGATCGTCTGCGCCGCGGAGTGCCGGGACGGCTTCCCCGACCACGGCTCCTACCGGGAGGTCCTCGCGTCGGCGAGTTCCCCGGCGGCGCTGCTCGCGGAGATCTCGGCCCGCGCGGTGACCGTGCCCGACCAGTGGCAGGTCCAGATCCAGGCGAAGATCCAGGACGAATGCCGGGTGGTCGTGCACACCGATTTCCTGAGCGAAGCCGACCTCGCGACTGCGCACCTGACCCGGACCACCGACATCGCGGCCACCGTCGCCGAAGCCCTCGACCGGGCCGGGCCGGGCGCGCGGGCCTGTGTGCTGCCGGAAGGCCCGCTCACGATCCCGTACGTGGCATGA
- a CDS encoding amidohydrolase has translation MTGRRVDAHHHLWQTSVRRHAWLDGDETATIRRDFTPADLRAAAEGIDATVLVQVLPDLDESVEFLATAAAEPLIAGVVGWLDLTGSPARDLERLRSAPGGELLTGIRHLVQAEPDPRWLEREDVLAGLAAVRDAGLVYDLLVLPHQLPAATAAVRALPDLTFVLDHLAKPPIASGELEPWASGIATLAREPNVVAKLSGLVTEADREHWTAADLRPYAETALAAFGPDRLMLGSDWPVCLLAGTYAEVMNAAESLLDGLSPAESDAVRGGTASRVYGLAS, from the coding sequence GTGACCGGCCGGCGCGTCGACGCGCACCACCACCTGTGGCAGACCTCCGTCCGCCGTCACGCGTGGCTGGACGGCGACGAGACCGCGACCATCCGCCGCGACTTCACCCCGGCGGACCTGCGCGCGGCCGCCGAGGGGATCGACGCGACGGTGCTCGTCCAGGTGCTGCCGGACCTGGACGAGTCGGTCGAGTTCCTCGCGACCGCGGCCGCCGAGCCGCTCATCGCCGGGGTCGTCGGCTGGCTCGACCTCACCGGCTCGCCGGCGCGGGACCTCGAACGGCTGCGGTCGGCCCCGGGCGGCGAGCTGCTGACCGGCATCCGGCACCTCGTCCAGGCCGAACCCGACCCGCGCTGGCTGGAACGCGAAGACGTCCTCGCCGGGCTGGCGGCGGTGCGGGACGCCGGGCTGGTGTACGACCTGCTCGTGCTGCCCCACCAGCTTCCGGCGGCCACGGCGGCGGTCCGGGCCCTGCCGGACCTCACCTTCGTCCTGGACCACCTCGCGAAGCCGCCGATCGCGAGCGGCGAGCTCGAACCGTGGGCGAGCGGGATCGCGACCCTGGCGCGGGAGCCCAACGTCGTCGCGAAGCTGTCCGGGCTCGTCACCGAGGCCGACCGGGAGCACTGGACGGCCGCGGATCTGCGGCCGTACGCGGAAACCGCGCTCGCCGCCTTCGGCCCGGACCGGCTGATGCTCGGCTCCGACTGGCCGGTGTGCCTGCTCGCCGGGACGTACGCGGAAGTCATGAACGCCGCCGAAAGCCTCCTCGACGGGCTTTCCCCGGCCGAAAGCGATGCCGTCCGCGGCGGAACCGCGTCCCGCGTCTACGGGCTGGCGTCATGA